In a genomic window of Gossypium arboreum isolate Shixiya-1 chromosome 9, ASM2569848v2, whole genome shotgun sequence:
- the LOC108457053 gene encoding serine/threonine protein phosphatase 2A 57 kDa regulatory subunit B' theta isoform, whose amino-acid sequence MIKQILNRLPRKPSKSSDNREGGGTSTSSSNASTSSRSSDQVSNRYANSSSSSFSSSSSPNSGLNQGNKFSQVVNTKLNGNMVTTSFEALPSFRDVPNSEKQNLLIRKLNLCCIVFDFTDPTKNLKEKDLKRQTLLELVDYVSSANGKFSEIVMQEIVKMVSVNLFRALTSQPRENKVLEAFDLEEEEPSMDPAWPHLQVVYEFLLRFVASPETDAKLAKRYIDHSFVLRLLDLFDSEDPREREYLKTVLHRIYGKFMVHRPFIRKAINNIFYRFIFETEKHNGIAELLEILGSIINGFALPLKEEHKLFLVRALIPLHKPKCIPMYHQQLSYCITQFVEKDCKLADTVIQGLLKYWPITNSSKEVMFLGELEEVLEATQPAEFQRCMVPLFRQIGRCLSSSHFQVAERALFLWNNDHIESLIRQNRKVILPIIFPSLEKNARNHWNQAVQSLTLNVRKIFSATDPELFEECLHKFKEDEAQENEVKSKREATWKRLEEIAAMKAASNEPVLISPKATTRKPSG is encoded by the exons ATGATCAAACAAATACTTAATAGGCTCCCACGGAAACCATCTAAGTCGAGTGACAATCGTGAGGGAGGAGGAACCTCTACTTCATCATCAAATGCTTCTACCAGTTCAAGAAGCAGTGATCAAGTTAGTAACCGCTATGCAAACTCTAGCAGTTCGTCCTTTTCCAGCTCTAGTTCTCCAAATTCTGGGTTGAATCAAGGTAACAAGTTTTCTCAAGTGGTGAATACGAAACTGAATGGGAATATGGTTACCACTTCTTTTGAGGCTTTACCTAGTTTTAGAGATGTACCGAATTCTGAGAAGCAGAACTTGCTTATCCGAAAACTGAACTTGTGTTGCATCGTGTTTGACTTCACTGACCCGACAAAAAACCTCAAAGAGAAGGATCTCAAGCGGCAAACCTTACTTGAGCTTGTGGATTATGTTTCATCTGCTAATGGAAAATTCTCGGAGATTGTTATGCAAGAAATCGTGAAGATGGTATCTGTAAATTTGTTTAGAGCGCTAACATCTCAGCCCCGTGAGAACAAGGTTTTAGAAGCATTTGATTTGGAAGAAGAAGAACCCTCGATGGACCCTGCGTGGCCTCATTTGCAAGTTGTTTATGAATTTCTATTGAGATTTGTGGCATCACCCGAGACAGATGCAAAATTGGCCAAGCGGTATATTGATCATTCTTTTGTTCTAAGGCTGTTAGATCTTTTCGATTCAGAGGACCCCAGAGAAAGGGAGTATCTTAAAACCGTTCTGCATCGTATCTACGGAAAATTTATGGTCCATCGTCCATTCATCAGGAAGGCAATCAATAACATCTTTTACCGCTTTATTTTCGAAACTGAAAAACATAACGGAATCGCAGAGCTTCTAGAAATACTGGGAAGTATAATCAATGGGTTTGCTTTGCCATTGAAGGAAGAACATAAGCTCTTTCTTGTCCGTGCACTGATACCGCTTCATAAACCAAAGTGTATACCCATGTACCACCAGCAGTTATCTTACTGCATTACTCAATTCGTGGAGAAGGACTGCAAGCTTGCCGATACCGTTATACAGGGGTTGCTAAAGTATTGGCCAATCACAAATAGCTCGAAAGAAGTCATGTTCTTAGGTGAACTGGAGGAAGTTTTAGAAGCCACACAACCTGCCGAGTTTCAACGCTGCATGGTACCCTTGTTCCGTCAGATAGGCCGTTGCTTGAGTAGTTCCCATTTTCAG GTGGCAGAGAGGGCTTTATTCTTATGGAACAATGATCATATCGAGAGCCTAATAAGACAGAACCGGAAAGTTATACTTCCAATTATTTTCCCATCCTTGGAGAAGAACGCAAGAAACCACTGGAACCAGGCAGTGCAGAGTTTGACTTTAAACGTCCGAAAGATTTTCTCCGCCACTGACCCTGAGCTCTTTGAGGAGTGCTTGCACAAGTTTAAGGAAGACGAAGCGCAAgagaacgaggttaaatcaaaaCGTGAAGCAACATGGAAACGATTAGAAGAGATTGCTGCAATGAAAGCTGCAAGTAATGAACCGGTGCTTATCTCCCCTAAAGCAACTACCCGCAAGCCATCTGGTTAG
- the LOC108454281 gene encoding AUGMIN subunit 6-like, whose amino-acid sequence MTMDREKEREIELESAMYTNCLLLGLDPSIIGLGASNGTPRVGLFRHSNPKLGEQLLYFILSSLRGPAQSARDFDRVWPIFDSAQSRDFRKVVQGIITELEAQGALPRSNSRVSSLATCCGPRFVELLWQLSLHALREFHRRNFAADVASNPLPAPLTDVAFSHAATLLPVTKARIALERRRFLKNAETAVQRQAMWSNLAHEMTAEFRGLCAEEAYLQQELEKLHDLRNKVKLEGEQWDDLVSTSSQNSHLVSKATRLWESILSRKSQHEVLASGPIEDLISHREHRYRISGSALLSAMDQSSQVPPTDVLSVQSGDLDGKEQNDGFHTQFKEETHSRLDDRGGRIHQTVDVAEVIRRWTHALQRIHKQSLQLAKANNGEGPDILRSAHDGGTSGHAESLAATLAEHQQHLASFQVLINQLKEVAPAIQKSISDCTEKVNSISSNLPTMAKHRGQASSPIQAQSSGRTLESSSDDVGDITSKMSTVQLEKISASPPALKLPQLFSLTPNSSGKGGAMQKRAPLTPNSAGKGGNRQKQHTFAPQTNQIDTFSERNSVEQPSVNNHVDYPPQDSDNSYIQNLKRSVRQVALSTPSCNLESSRDNQSNESSEQFFVPVSSTNFSCGGPENKVSLIKTKRLFSTQTDNSLLDSHASNGRIGSHNYDDLPQTLNNLDSLNDYDQVNGFLSAAASSSATSDGQSFFDMDDAQDQVFSPPLLMDMSLLADTYEDLLAPLSETEAALMEH is encoded by the exons atgacAATGGATAGAGAAAAGGAGAGAGAGATAGAGCTCGAAAGCGCAATGTATACGAATTGCTTGCTTTTAGGTTTGGATCCATCCATAATCGGACTCGGAGCCTCGAACGGAACCCCTCGGGTCGGACTTTTCCGTCATTCGAACCCTAAATTAGGGGAACAGCTTCTTTACTTCATCCTCTCTTCTCTTCGTGGCCCCGCTCAATCCGCCAGA GATTTCGACAGAGTTTGGCCGATTTTTGACTCAGCGCAATCTCGTGATTTTCGAAAG GTTGTGCAAGGGATAATTACTGAGCTGGAAGCACAAGGAGCTCTACCGAGGAGTAATTCGAGGGTTTCTTCGCTTGCTACTTGCTGTGGACCGAG ATTTGTTGAGCTTTTGTGGCAACTTTCATTGCATGCATTGAGAGAGTTTCATAGAAGGAATTTTGCGGCAGATGTTGCTTCTAACCCATTGCCTGCACCATTGACTGATGTTGCATTTTCACATGCGGCCACACTACTTCCTGTAACAAAG GCTAGAATAGCACTTGAAAGGAGGAGATTTTTGAAAAATGCTGAAACAGCAGTGCAGAGACAAGCTATGTGGTCTAATTTGGCTCATGAAATGACTGCAGAATTTCGTGGCCTTTGCGCTGAGGAG GCTTATTTGCAGCAAGAGCTGGAAAAATTACATGACTTAAGGAACAAAGTGAAGTTGGAAGGAGAGCAATGGGATGATCTCGTCTCTACTTCCAGTCAGAATTCTCATTTGGTTTCGAAGGCTACTCGCTTATGGGAGTCTATTTTATCTCGTAAAA GTCAGCATGAAGTTCTTGCTTCAGGACCTATCGAGGATTTGATATCTCATCGGGAGCATAG GTATCGCATATCTGGGTCTGCTTTGCTTTCAGCTATGGATCAGAGTTCACAAGTTCCTCCTACAGATGTCTTATCCGTTCAGTCGGGTGATTTAGATGGCAAAGAACAGAATGATGGATTTCACACACAATTCAAAGAAGAGACACATTCTCGGTTAGATGATAGAGGTGGGAGAATCCACCAGACTGTTGATGTAGCAGAAGTTATCAGACGTTGGACACATGCATTACAGCGCATTCATAAACAGTCACTACAGCTG GCAAAAGCTAATAATGGAGAAGGTCCTGATATATTACGAAGTGCACATGATGGTGGCACTAGTGGACATGCTGAGTCATTAGCTGCAACTCTTGCTGAGCATCAGCAACACCTAGCTAGCTTTCAG GTGCTTATTAACCAACTAAAGGAAGTTGCTCCAGCAATCCAGAAGTCAATATCAGACTGTACAGAGAAAGTAAATAGCATTTCCTCCAACTTACCTACAATGGCCAAACATCGTGGTCAAGCCTCTTCACCTATTCAAGCTCAGAGCAGTGGAAGGACCTTG GAGAGTAGCTCTGATGATGTTGGTGACATTACTTCAAAAATGTCTACTGTTCAGCTTGAGAAGATTTCAGCTAGTCCTCCTGCTTTAAAGCTTCCACAATTGTTTAGTTTAACCCCGAATTCATCTGGAAAAGGTGGAGCCATGCAAAAGCGAGCTCCCCTAACCCCAAATTCAGCTGGAAAAGGCGGAAACAGGCAGAAGCAACATACATTTGCTCCTCAGACCAATCAAATTGATACTTTTTCTGAAAGGAACTCAGTGGAACAGCCATCTGTAAACAATCATGTAGATTACCCACCCCAAG ATAGTGACAATTCTTATATTCAGAATTTAAAAAGATCTGTTAGGCAAGTTGCATTGTCAACGCCATCCTGCAATTTAGAGTCATCACGGGACAATCAATCTAATGAAAGTTCTGAACAATTCTTCGTACCTGTTTCGTCAACTAATTTTTCTTGTGGGGGACCGGAAAATAAAGTGAGCTTAATAAAGACTAAGAGATTATTTTCAACTCAAACTGACAACTCCTTGCTCGATAGCCATGCCAGTAATGGTCGAATTGGGAGTCATAACTATGATGACTTACCGCAAACGTTGAACAATCTTGATTCTCTTAATGATTACGATCAAGTAAATGGATTTCTCTCTGCCGCTGCTTCAAGTTCTGCAACTTCTGATGGACAATCATTTTTTGACATGGATGATGCTCAAGATCAGGTCTTCTCTCCTCCTTTGCTGATGGACATGTCCTTGTTAGCCGATACTTATGAGGATTTGCTCG CTCCACTTTCAGAAACAGAAGCTGCTTTGATGGAGCATTGA